Proteins found in one Hoplias malabaricus isolate fHopMal1 chromosome 17, fHopMal1.hap1, whole genome shotgun sequence genomic segment:
- the LOC136673223 gene encoding protein spire homolog 2-like isoform X1 produces MSVSAAAARGGDERAEPVSVLQVLQIYAQPVNEEQAWALSFQTCSGLRTRRGQTEHVQGNIRGPASITLHRDGTVSLRTEDTDNTADGETVPAPAPVLESQVSPPPPPPPHSPKQMFRCGVCRKVRSGS; encoded by the exons ATGTCGGTGTCAGCGGCAGCAGCGCGCGGCGGGGACGAGCGCGCGGAGCCGGTGAGCGTGCTGCAGGTGCTGCAGATCTACGCGCAGCCGGTGAACGAGGAGCAGGCGTGGGCTCTGAGCTTCCAGACCTGCAGCGGACTGCGGACCCGCCGCGGACAGACGGAACACGTCCAGGGAAACATCCGCGGCCCCGCGTCCATCACACTGCACCGTGACGGAACCGTCTCACTGCGGACAGAGGACACGGACAACAccg CTGATGGAGAAACTGTTCCTGCTCCTGCTCCGGTcctggagagtcaggtgagtcctcctcctcctcctcctccacacagTCCTAAGCAGATGTTCAGATGTGGGGTATGTCGGAAAGTGAGGAGCGGGAGCTGA
- the LOC136673223 gene encoding protein spire homolog 2-like isoform X2, translating to MSVSAAAARGGDERAEPVSVLQVLQIYAQPVNEEQAWALSFQTCSGLRTRRGQTEHVQGNIRGPASITLHRDGTVSLRTEDTDNTDVFDSVRLFTLCL from the exons ATGTCGGTGTCAGCGGCAGCAGCGCGCGGCGGGGACGAGCGCGCGGAGCCGGTGAGCGTGCTGCAGGTGCTGCAGATCTACGCGCAGCCGGTGAACGAGGAGCAGGCGTGGGCTCTGAGCTTCCAGACCTGCAGCGGACTGCGGACCCGCCGCGGACAGACGGAACACGTCCAGGGAAACATCCGCGGCCCCGCGTCCATCACACTGCACCGTGACGGAACCGTCTCACTGCGGACAGAGGACACGGACAACAccg ATGTGTTCGATTCGGTTCGgctgttcacactgtgtttataa
- the LOC136673762 gene encoding olfactomedin-4-like, whose product MMLLVLIITAFGAGQANRIQGQERDGSCVCEVNSTIWAFPTVQYEAVSQLVQTCETSLQKLQTQVVMTDKELPMLQKKLKNVTSRLQRFQYLNSQGLYNALDLRRLSDELQQLHQSISDQPSAQTRQLRSELQKVKVDVDKMYKDNFFNLESVRERLRSLNNRAQTCRSIPDDFRSTCSKQIMTNISSPIISKLSPYGKSYISGAWGRDTSFGSDERYWIQILANSHKFGIVVRFHQTFEDFMADKNYKEEYIASSYTHADAVQGPGTIMYNGVVYYQCYNTAEVCSFNLQTKEHRRVKLPDAGVNNVFPYCYYSCRDWTDIDLAADSQSIWAMYATESNYGNMVLSRVDREHFNITHTWKTKIFKRSVTNAFMVCGVLYATRYVDQYKEEVFYAFDTTTGLEDNTLSLPLEKVSAGIANLHYNPTDSKLYMFNDGYLLSYQAYF is encoded by the exons ATGATGTTGCTGGTGCTGATCATCACTGCCTTT GGGGCTGGCCAAGCCAACAGGATTCAGGGTCAAGAGCGTGACggctcgtgtgtgtgtgaggtgaacAGCACCATCTGGGCTTTTCCTACTGTTCAGTATGAAGCCGTATCACAGCTAGTGCAGACGTGTGAAACCTCCCTCCAGAAACTCCAAACACAG GTGGTGATGACCGATAAGGAGCTGCCCATGCTGCAGAAAAAACTGAAGAACGTGACCTCACGTCTACAGCGATTCCAGTACCTGAACTCACAGGGCCTTTACAATGCTCTGGACCTGCGCAGACTCAGTGACGAGCTGCAGCAGCTTCACCAGAGCATCAGTGACCAGCCCAGTGCGCAGACACGCCAACTGCGCTCAGAG TTGCAGAAGGTTAAGGTAGACGTGGACAAGATGTACAAAGACAACTTCTTTAACCTGGAGTCTGTGAGGGAGAGGCTGCGCTCCCTCAATAACCGTGCTCAGACCTGCAGGAGCATTCCCGACGACTTCAGGA GTACATGCTCTAAACAGATCATGACAAACATCAGCTCCCCAATAATCAGCAAGCTCAGTCCATATGGCAAGTCCTACATCTCCGGGGCGTGGGGTCGTGACACCAGCTTCGGCAGCGATGAAAGGTACTGGATCCAGATTCTGGCCAACAGCCACAAGTTTGGCATCGTGGTCCGCTTCCATCAGACCTTTGAGGACTTTATGGCTGACAAAAATTACAAAGAAGAGTACATTGCGTCCTCGTACACTCACGCTGATGCGGTTCAGGGTCCGGGCACCATAATGTACAACGGTGTTGTGTATTACCAATGCTACAACACGGCTGAGGTGTGTAGCTTCAATCTTCAGACAAAAGAGCACCGCAGGGTCAAACTGCCAGACGCTGGGGTCAACAACGTCTTCCCGTACTGCTATTACAGCTGCCGCGACTGGACCGACATCGACCTTGCGGCTGACAGCCAGAGCATTTGGGCGATGTACGCCACGGAAAGCAACTACGGTAACATGGTCCTGAGCCGAGTGGACAGAGAACACttcaacatcacacacacttgGAAGACCAAGATATTCAAACGCTCGGTTACCAATGCCTTCATGGTGTGCGGGGTGCTGTATGCTACACGTTACGTGGATCAGTACAAAGAGGAGGTGTTCTATGCCTTTGACACCACCACGGGACTGGAGGACAACACGCTCTCCCTGCCTCTGGAGAAGGTCTCGGCCGGTATCGCCAACCTCCACTACAACCCCACCGACTCGAAGCTCTACATGTTCAATGATGGCTACTTGCTCTCTTACCAGGCTTACTTCTGA